A genome region from Roseofilum reptotaenium CS-1145 includes the following:
- a CDS encoding ABC transporter ATP-binding protein, translating into MLYLNNLSYHPPAIPHPVLKAINLELGPQELGLIIGPSGSGKSTLMEILSGLVYPTAGEIRWREQILIAEDMQQLAGLVFQFPERHFCGSTILEELRLGHPELDLDRVKEALMEVGLEHLSLQTSPHALSGGQQRRLALAVQLIRQPSILMLDEPTAGLDWSMRRQLVQLLAKIKSHWTLMIVTHDPDELVSLADRCWHLNQGELTAVQL; encoded by the coding sequence ATGCTCTATCTAAACAACTTAAGCTATCATCCTCCAGCTATTCCCCACCCAGTTCTCAAAGCCATTAATTTAGAACTCGGCCCCCAAGAACTGGGATTAATTATTGGCCCTAGTGGCTCTGGAAAAAGTACCCTGATGGAAATTTTATCAGGTTTAGTTTATCCGACAGCCGGAGAAATTCGCTGGCGTGAGCAAATATTAATTGCTGAGGATATGCAACAATTGGCCGGATTAGTGTTTCAGTTTCCCGAACGCCATTTTTGCGGCAGTACGATTCTGGAAGAGTTGCGTTTAGGTCATCCAGAGTTGGATTTAGATCGGGTTAAGGAAGCCCTGATGGAAGTGGGTTTAGAACACCTGTCGTTGCAAACCTCTCCCCATGCTTTGAGTGGAGGGCAACAGCGTCGTTTAGCTTTAGCGGTACAATTAATCCGTCAACCGAGTATTTTAATGTTAGATGAGCCAACCGCCGGTTTAGATTGGTCGATGCGTCGGCAATTGGTGCAATTGTTAGCTAAAATTAAGTCCCATTGGACCTTGATGATTGTCACCCACGATCCCGATGAATTAGTGAGTTTAGCCGATCGCTGTTGGCATTTAAATCAGGGAGAATTAACGGCTGTCCAGCTTTAG